In Ferroplasma sp., a single window of DNA contains:
- a CDS encoding ATP-binding protein, with the protein MSQQKFIDRIEEMDILKNHHSNDNPELIIIYGRRRVGKTELINHFMSGHGLYFLATNEGDTENIRNFQRLLSEFFNDKSIEYAHYNDWYSLFASIVNNKNFIEKTKKSKIIIAIDEFPYLIEANRSIPSIFQKIYDSFLKNNNVFLILSGSSVSVMENDVLSYKSPLYGRRTGQIRIKPLKFKYINNFLNYNIEDLCNSYFVLGGIPEYILKFNSKLPFWDNLTNNFLNRGSYLYEEAEFLLRSELREARNYFTILKAIAIGNHRLNEICSYTGMDKSMVSKYIDVLMSLDFIGPEMPFGSNENFKRRLYWIKDNYLSFWFRYILPNKSEIENSRTEKVLNYIKNDFNTYSGERFEFLIRSLIYDGLTGKYYDNVSRWWGKNKSKEEGKNIEEIDIVAYSHERNEILFGECKWTDKKISVSLIDKLREKSRILLEKYNNCNVIYALFSKSGFIGDINTLKDKDIILMDLNDLKSFIEANGN; encoded by the coding sequence ATGTCTCAACAAAAATTTATTGATAGAATTGAGGAAATGGATATATTAAAAAATCATCATTCTAATGATAATCCTGAATTAATTATTATATATGGAAGAAGAAGGGTTGGGAAAACGGAGCTTATAAATCATTTTATGTCAGGCCATGGTTTGTACTTTCTTGCAACCAATGAGGGAGATACTGAGAATATAAGAAATTTCCAGAGGTTATTATCAGAATTTTTCAACGATAAAAGCATTGAATATGCACATTACAATGACTGGTATTCACTTTTTGCATCGATTGTAAATAACAAAAATTTCATAGAAAAAACAAAAAAATCAAAAATTATTATTGCAATAGATGAATTCCCATATTTAATAGAGGCCAACAGATCAATACCATCAATTTTTCAGAAAATTTATGACTCATTTCTTAAAAATAATAATGTTTTTTTAATTCTTTCCGGGTCATCTGTGAGCGTAATGGAAAATGATGTTTTATCTTACAAATCCCCATTATATGGAAGAAGGACAGGCCAGATTAGAATCAAGCCATTAAAATTTAAATATATCAATAATTTTCTTAACTATAACATTGAGGATCTATGCAATAGTTATTTTGTTCTTGGTGGAATACCAGAATATATATTGAAATTCAATTCTAAATTGCCATTCTGGGATAATTTAACAAATAATTTCCTAAACCGTGGCAGCTATCTTTATGAGGAGGCAGAATTCTTATTAAGAAGTGAATTAAGGGAGGCCAGAAATTACTTTACAATTTTAAAGGCAATAGCCATTGGAAACCACAGGCTCAATGAAATATGCTCATATACAGGAATGGATAAAAGCATGGTATCAAAATATATTGATGTTTTAATGTCCCTTGATTTTATAGGGCCTGAAATGCCATTTGGCTCAAATGAGAATTTTAAACGCAGGCTTTACTGGATTAAGGATAATTATTTATCATTCTGGTTTCGTTATATATTGCCAAATAAAAGTGAGATAGAAAATTCAAGGACAGAAAAAGTGCTTAATTATATAAAAAATGATTTTAATACCTATTCGGGTGAAAGGTTTGAATTTTTAATAAGATCATTAATATATGACGGTTTAACGGGAAAATATTATGATAATGTGTCAAGGTGGTGGGGCAAAAACAAATCAAAGGAAGAAGGTAAAAATATTGAGGAGATAGACATAGTTGCCTATTCCCATGAAAGAAATGAAATATTATTTGGTGAATGTAAATGGACTGATAAAAAAATATCTGTATCATTGATAGATAAATTAAGAGAAAAATCCAGAATTTTGCTCGAAAAATATAATAATTGCAATGTTATTTATGCATTATTCTCTAAATCCGGCTTTATTGGGGATATAAATACTTTAAAGGACAAAGATATCATTTTGATGGATTTAAATGATTTAAAAAGTTTTATTGAGGCAAATGGAAATTAA
- a CDS encoding ASCH domain-containing protein: MDVILSIKPKYTKKIIKGKKKYEFRRKIFKNKNVRYAIIYSSSPDKKIIGYFIIGSIISKEPKDLWAELKKESGISKKEFFSYFKDSEIGYAIKITDLQLLSQPRAFNEICLGSRPPQSYMYVDNLLTLTG; this comes from the coding sequence ATGGATGTTATACTTTCAATTAAGCCAAAATATACTAAAAAAATTATAAAAGGTAAAAAGAAATATGAATTCAGGAGAAAAATTTTTAAAAATAAAAATGTAAGATATGCAATTATATACTCTTCAAGCCCGGACAAAAAAATTATAGGATATTTTATAATAGGAAGTATTATTAGTAAAGAACCGAAAGACCTTTGGGCAGAACTAAAAAAAGAATCTGGAATATCCAAAAAAGAATTTTTTAGTTACTTTAAAGATTCAGAAATTGGCTACGCAATTAAAATTACAGATTTACAATTATTAAGCCAGCCAAGAGCATTTAATGAGATATGCCTCGGTTCTAGACCTCCACAGTCATATATGTATGTAGATAATTTATTAACCTTAACTGGCTAA